In the genome of Fulvivirga maritima, one region contains:
- a CDS encoding chemotaxis protein CheW — protein sequence MNNETTATKQMKAYLTFKLNHEVFALGVDKVVEIMEVPRITKVPKAPDYMKGVINLRGQVLPVIDTRIKFGLAPIELGKDHCIIVINMIIDDKTMYFGALVDQVLEVLEMDEETMLPTPNVNSKYDMRFIQGLLKEGDDFVMVLDIDHTFSIEEIEAIKENNQDQ from the coding sequence ATGAACAATGAAACAACAGCTACAAAACAAATGAAAGCTTATTTAACCTTTAAGCTGAACCATGAAGTGTTTGCGCTGGGGGTAGATAAGGTGGTAGAAATTATGGAGGTTCCCAGGATTACGAAGGTTCCTAAGGCTCCAGACTACATGAAAGGAGTTATTAACCTTAGAGGTCAGGTTTTGCCGGTTATTGATACGCGCATCAAGTTCGGTCTTGCTCCTATAGAACTGGGTAAAGACCACTGCATCATAGTTATAAATATGATTATTGATGATAAAACTATGTATTTCGGTGCTTTGGTAGACCAGGTGCTGGAGGTATTGGAAATGGATGAAGAGACCATGCTCCCTACTCCTAATGTAAACTCTAAGTATGATATGCGCTTCATACAAGGACTATTAAAAGAAGGAGATGACTTTGTAATGGTACTTGATATAGACCATACTTTTTCGATTGAAGAGATTGAAGCCATTAAAGAAAACAACCAGGATCAATAA
- the gluP gene encoding glucose/galactose MFS transporter, with amino-acid sequence MSLSLVVMAIGAIIFVPAATVRSFDLFLVGLFIIGTGLALLQTAVNPYVSIIGPSESAATRMSIMGISNKIAGILAGLIFGFITLSDVDAIEASLASMNAVEQAATLDELASRVIVPYYIIAAVLAVLAVVIWMSSLPEIQGEEDDEEAVPDNAADTSKSSILQFPHLLLGVLALFLYVGVEVVAGDTIISYGKSLDISLSVARYFTQITLACMLLGYIVGIFTIPKYISQAKALAICAILGLVFSVGALVTTGYASVACIALLGLANSLMWPAIFPLAIYKLGKFTARGSALLVMAISGGAILPLIYGTFSDMFNSQIAYVVLLPCYAYICFFAIKGHKVGLK; translated from the coding sequence ATGTCATTGTCATTAGTAGTGATGGCTATAGGTGCCATTATATTTGTGCCCGCCGCTACGGTACGGAGTTTTGACTTATTTTTGGTAGGCCTATTTATAATAGGGACAGGACTAGCGTTGCTACAAACAGCGGTAAATCCATATGTTTCTATCATTGGTCCATCAGAGAGTGCTGCTACCAGAATGAGTATTATGGGTATATCTAACAAAATAGCAGGTATTTTGGCTGGGCTGATTTTTGGATTTATTACTTTAAGTGATGTGGATGCAATAGAAGCATCATTGGCTTCAATGAACGCGGTGGAGCAGGCTGCTACGCTAGATGAATTAGCTTCAAGAGTGATAGTACCTTATTACATTATTGCCGCAGTGTTAGCTGTGCTTGCAGTAGTGATATGGATGTCTTCATTACCTGAAATACAAGGTGAAGAGGACGATGAAGAGGCTGTACCTGATAACGCTGCAGATACTTCTAAAAGCAGTATATTACAATTCCCACATTTATTATTAGGCGTGTTAGCACTGTTTTTATATGTAGGAGTGGAGGTAGTAGCCGGTGATACTATTATCAGTTATGGTAAGTCTTTAGATATCTCCCTTTCGGTAGCAAGATATTTCACGCAAATAACACTAGCTTGTATGCTATTAGGGTATATAGTAGGAATTTTTACTATTCCTAAGTATATTTCTCAAGCAAAAGCTTTGGCTATTTGTGCTATTTTAGGTCTGGTATTCTCTGTAGGAGCATTAGTAACTACTGGTTATGCTTCAGTAGCCTGTATTGCTTTGTTAGGATTAGCTAATTCACTGATGTGGCCTGCAATATTTCCTTTAGCGATATATAAACTAGGTAAATTCACCGCTCGTGGTTCAGCACTTTTAGTAATGGCCATATCTGGGGGAGCCATTTTACCATTAATTTATGGTACTTTTTCTGATATGTTTAATAGTCAGATAGCCTATGTAGTATTATTGCCATGCTATGCTTATATTTGCTTTTTTGCAATTAAAGGTCATAAAGTAGGATTAAAATAA
- a CDS encoding methyl-accepting chemotaxis protein has product MDDMAQSQRKVIWTVKRGAEYINKASVELSSAAGQLSEGASMQASSVEEVSSSMEEMTSNIMQNTDNARETEKIAKKSNEQVAQSNDAVIETVDSMNLIVKKNSIIGEIARQTNLLALNAAVEAARAGEHGKGFAVVAAEIRKLAERSQNAAKEIDEISNSSEKIARTAGEMLSKLVPEIEKTTNLVAEISSASMEQNEGANQINVAIQQLNSVVQQNAASAEQLASNSEELNNQSDTLREAIAFFNLGNTQELDHSQNIFTSHKNVSSPKPRAKAPTKPVKGKGFDLVMDDSSDSLDSGFEKY; this is encoded by the coding sequence ATGGATGATATGGCCCAAAGCCAGCGAAAAGTAATCTGGACTGTAAAAAGAGGTGCTGAATATATCAATAAAGCCAGTGTGGAATTGAGTTCAGCTGCAGGTCAGCTATCAGAAGGCGCTTCTATGCAGGCTAGCTCTGTAGAAGAAGTATCATCTTCAATGGAAGAAATGACTTCTAACATTATGCAGAACACTGACAATGCTCGTGAAACAGAAAAAATTGCTAAAAAATCTAATGAGCAAGTAGCACAGTCTAACGATGCAGTTATTGAAACTGTAGATTCTATGAACTTAATTGTTAAGAAAAACTCTATTATAGGAGAAATAGCACGTCAGACTAACTTACTAGCGCTTAACGCTGCAGTAGAAGCTGCCCGAGCTGGTGAACATGGAAAAGGATTTGCTGTAGTAGCGGCTGAAATCAGAAAGCTGGCAGAAAGGAGTCAGAATGCAGCTAAGGAAATAGATGAGATTTCTAACTCAAGCGAAAAAATAGCCCGTACTGCTGGTGAAATGCTAAGCAAGCTAGTACCTGAAATAGAAAAAACTACTAACCTGGTTGCTGAGATCAGCTCGGCCAGTATGGAGCAAAATGAAGGTGCTAACCAGATTAATGTGGCTATCCAACAGCTTAACTCAGTAGTGCAGCAAAATGCGGCTAGTGCAGAACAGTTAGCCTCTAACTCAGAAGAGCTTAATAACCAGTCTGACACACTTAGAGAAGCCATAGCGTTCTTTAACCTGGGCAATACTCAAGAGTTAGATCACAGTCAGAACATATTCACAAGTCATAAAAATGTATCATCACCTAAGCCCAGAGCTAAGGCACCCACTAAGCCAGTAAAAGGTAAAGGCTTTGATTTGGTAATGGATGATTCTTCAGACAGTTTAGACAGTGGTTTTGAAAAGTATTAA
- a CDS encoding glycosyl hydrolase 2 galactose-binding domain-containing protein, with product MTLKKIKLQLILPLLTFIMVFSWQAQAQDLQELNSDWKCAPIKEVSDSGEKLSESSYDVSSWLPATVPGTVLTTLLNNKKVPDPFYGMNNLDIPDIYETGRDHYTYWFVNDFEVSTKKE from the coding sequence ATGACTTTAAAAAAGATTAAATTACAACTCATTTTACCGTTACTCACCTTTATAATGGTCTTCTCCTGGCAAGCCCAGGCACAAGACTTACAAGAGCTCAATTCCGATTGGAAGTGCGCTCCCATAAAAGAGGTCAGTGATAGCGGAGAAAAATTATCAGAGAGTAGTTATGACGTCAGTTCATGGCTGCCAGCCACCGTTCCGGGTACAGTACTTACTACCCTGTTAAACAATAAAAAGGTACCCGATCCTTTTTATGGCATGAATAACCTGGACATCCCAGATATTTACGAGACTGGCAGAGATCATTACACCTACTGGTTTGTAAACGATTTTGAAGTTTCTACCAAAAAAGAATGA
- a CDS encoding chemotaxis protein CheA: MSKHDEVFREEALEQLEIAEQALLSFERTFDLQHIEEAFRALHTFKGAAHIFSLKELGDFAHLIEYVLDGIRNKVIHNEPGITTKTLNYLDHLRKMMNESGQFTKTKKHKEILAEVNTIANHVIKTLQQNDQEKEEALLEAYIDQEDQENISTYYVALHPIEPINSESFHPIFNIFEELADKATLEIVAGKEESNEELISHWDLYISGQITKDDISAEFLFIEEEVTISIHKVANFNLFKELGFDELLKVLKKIPTEQKLEEITQYVSSLKDTFAPEDSKPTSDKKQKKASSLRVSTEKIDDLMNLVSELVTDQASLQLVASQSGNPHLEALAENINRHIQQLRDISFDMTLVPVERMTGKFHRMVRDCAVAMDKEVDFIVKGEQTELDKTFIETLSDPIMHMLRNCVDHGIETAEERTAQGKQAKGTIIFDAFYSGTKVQIDIIDDGKGLSISAIKNKAVEKGLISADATLTDQEVFQLIFVPGFSTAQNVTDVSGRGVGMDVVKKNIESIHGSIDIHSKEGQGTTFTIKVPLTLSIIDGLLVKADDTHFIVPLSMVHKCYEVPYASLANNVSKWITVDDEPHPFINVRKEMTLNNTAMPVNGMGINIQGRERSIILVVDEIIGNYQTVLKPISDYYKDQDFISGATILGDGSIALVLDINKLIEQEKLTNMLDEQ, from the coding sequence ATGTCTAAGCACGATGAAGTATTTAGAGAAGAAGCGCTTGAGCAGCTGGAAATAGCAGAGCAGGCTCTCCTTTCATTTGAAAGGACCTTTGACCTTCAACACATCGAAGAAGCTTTTAGGGCACTACATACCTTCAAGGGAGCGGCTCATATTTTCTCGCTCAAAGAGCTAGGTGATTTTGCTCACCTAATTGAATATGTGCTAGACGGTATACGAAATAAAGTTATCCATAATGAACCTGGTATAACTACTAAAACACTGAACTATCTGGATCATCTGAGAAAGATGATGAATGAATCCGGGCAGTTCACAAAAACAAAAAAGCATAAAGAAATACTGGCTGAGGTGAACACCATAGCCAATCATGTAATTAAAACTCTTCAACAAAACGATCAGGAAAAAGAGGAAGCTTTGCTAGAAGCTTATATAGATCAGGAAGATCAGGAAAATATAAGTACCTATTATGTTGCCCTTCATCCGATAGAGCCTATCAACTCAGAATCCTTCCATCCTATATTCAATATTTTTGAAGAGCTGGCCGATAAAGCTACTTTGGAAATAGTAGCCGGAAAAGAAGAAAGTAACGAAGAACTTATTTCACATTGGGATCTCTATATTTCTGGTCAGATCACTAAAGATGATATTTCAGCTGAATTTCTCTTCATTGAGGAAGAAGTGACTATCTCTATTCATAAAGTAGCCAATTTTAACCTCTTCAAAGAGCTGGGTTTTGACGAACTACTTAAGGTACTTAAAAAGATACCTACTGAGCAGAAGTTAGAAGAAATAACACAATATGTAAGTTCACTAAAAGACACTTTTGCCCCTGAAGACAGTAAGCCAACCTCTGATAAAAAGCAAAAAAAGGCCAGTAGCCTAAGGGTATCCACAGAGAAGATTGATGATTTGATGAACCTGGTTAGTGAGTTGGTTACAGACCAGGCCTCTTTACAGTTAGTAGCATCACAATCGGGCAATCCTCACTTGGAAGCTTTGGCTGAAAATATCAATCGCCATATTCAACAACTAAGAGACATATCCTTTGATATGACCCTGGTTCCTGTAGAGCGAATGACAGGCAAGTTTCACCGTATGGTAAGAGACTGTGCCGTAGCTATGGATAAGGAGGTAGACTTTATAGTTAAGGGTGAGCAAACTGAGCTAGATAAAACCTTTATAGAAACGCTATCAGATCCTATTATGCACATGCTTAGAAACTGTGTAGATCATGGTATTGAAACAGCTGAAGAGCGCACCGCCCAAGGCAAGCAAGCCAAAGGAACTATCATATTCGATGCCTTTTATTCTGGCACAAAAGTACAGATAGACATTATAGATGATGGCAAAGGCCTCTCCATCTCAGCCATTAAAAATAAGGCCGTAGAAAAAGGATTGATTAGTGCGGACGCCACTTTAACGGATCAAGAGGTATTCCAATTAATCTTTGTGCCCGGTTTTTCTACCGCTCAAAATGTAACTGATGTCTCCGGGCGTGGCGTAGGCATGGATGTGGTGAAGAAAAATATTGAATCAATACACGGCTCTATAGACATACATTCTAAAGAAGGACAGGGTACTACATTCACCATTAAGGTGCCATTAACGCTATCCATTATAGATGGCCTTTTGGTTAAAGCAGATGACACTCACTTTATAGTTCCCTTATCTATGGTGCACAAATGCTATGAAGTGCCGTATGCTTCACTGGCTAATAATGTAAGCAAATGGATCACGGTAGATGATGAGCCACATCCCTTTATCAATGTTCGTAAAGAAATGACCCTAAACAATACAGCTATGCCTGTAAATGGTATGGGCATAAATATTCAGGGTAGAGAAAGAAGCATCATTCTGGTAGTAGATGAAATTATAGGCAATTATCAAACTGTACTTAAGCCTATCAGCGACTACTATAAGGATCAGGATTTTATATCAGGAGCCACCATTTTGGGCGATGGATCGATAGCCCTGGTGCTGGATATCAACAAGTTAATAGAACAGGAAAAACTAACTAATATGCTAGATGAACAATGA
- a CDS encoding glycoside hydrolase family 2 protein — protein sequence MKFLPKKNEQVWLNFRGINYSCEIFLNGKKVNDEPYEGMFLRQSFNITSLLKDKEKNRLAVIVYPPDHVGNPNGGQGGDGIIAKNVSHQYVAGWDWIQPIRDRNTGIWDKVTIEKTGSVNLKNPHVITRVPGIRDNDAEIQPDAFLEVAAELENPTKKAVEGTLSYELNGETVSKDVSIKANSTTKVQLPEFTLKNPKLWWPHMYGPQNLYDLKLTFKEKKQGVSDEESLKFGVREITRKWNEHTNSMQIMVNGKKIFIKGGNWIISDAMLRFTPERYDAEIRFHRDMNLNLIRIWGGALTERPEFYEACDKYGLLVIQDFWISADCNGKWVDPMKLEDQWTRRKYPDDHNLFVESARDMVKMIRNHPSLAIYCGGNELTPPMDIMDALQNDILPEEDGTRWFITYSNSDSMSFNFLGGNGDGPYTIQNTDVFWNHKTWPFNSEVGSVGVGDIQSLKRFIPEENLVPPTFNDSTVDKVWDYHKYIGYEHHIRPYGDAKDAKDFGKKAQLVNYNQYRALMEGFSSHMWDWYTGTIIWKTQNPWTAMRGQMYDYYLDPNACLYGLRKGSEPLHVMYNHTDGMVMAVNNTFDTYHNLMLRVETVDMEGNKKLFTQVIVGIEPSSSKKYLSVKRYLDKVAKENGIFLRLQLLDMDQQPVAENFYWVPDAQGEYSGIKKLASTSVTAQAKKSKKGKIEVTLSQNADQPVAFFNRISVVDKETGKRILPVFYDDNYVSVIAEESKTITIDYDPANTDLSNAEITIEGWNVSTKHIQIQ from the coding sequence TTGAAGTTTCTACCAAAAAAGAATGAACAGGTATGGTTAAACTTCAGAGGTATTAACTACAGCTGTGAGATATTCTTAAATGGCAAAAAAGTGAATGATGAGCCTTACGAAGGCATGTTTTTAAGACAATCTTTTAACATCACTTCATTATTAAAAGATAAAGAGAAAAACAGATTAGCTGTAATTGTGTATCCTCCTGATCATGTGGGTAACCCTAATGGCGGACAAGGTGGTGATGGTATTATTGCCAAAAATGTGAGCCATCAGTACGTAGCTGGCTGGGACTGGATACAACCTATCAGAGACCGAAACACCGGTATTTGGGATAAAGTAACCATTGAAAAAACAGGATCTGTAAACCTGAAAAATCCACACGTTATCACACGTGTACCAGGAATAAGAGATAATGATGCAGAAATTCAGCCTGATGCCTTTTTGGAGGTAGCAGCAGAGTTAGAAAACCCTACTAAAAAAGCTGTAGAAGGAACCTTATCTTATGAGCTAAATGGTGAGACAGTAAGTAAAGATGTTTCCATAAAAGCGAACAGCACCACCAAAGTACAACTCCCAGAATTTACGCTTAAAAACCCTAAATTATGGTGGCCTCACATGTATGGTCCTCAAAACCTCTATGATCTGAAACTTACCTTCAAGGAGAAGAAACAAGGCGTTTCTGATGAGGAAAGCTTAAAATTCGGGGTTCGTGAAATTACCAGAAAATGGAATGAGCATACTAACAGTATGCAAATCATGGTTAACGGAAAGAAAATATTTATTAAAGGTGGTAACTGGATTATTTCTGATGCCATGCTTCGCTTTACACCAGAAAGATATGATGCTGAAATAAGATTTCACCGAGACATGAACCTCAACCTAATCAGAATTTGGGGAGGTGCGCTTACCGAAAGGCCTGAGTTTTACGAAGCTTGTGATAAATATGGATTATTAGTAATTCAGGATTTCTGGATCTCTGCTGACTGTAATGGTAAATGGGTGGACCCTATGAAGCTGGAAGATCAGTGGACCAGAAGAAAATACCCTGATGATCATAACCTTTTCGTAGAATCTGCTCGTGATATGGTGAAAATGATTAGAAATCACCCTTCATTAGCTATTTACTGTGGTGGTAATGAACTTACCCCTCCTATGGATATTATGGATGCTCTTCAAAATGACATTCTTCCTGAAGAGGATGGAACAAGATGGTTCATCACCTATTCAAATTCAGACAGTATGTCTTTTAACTTCCTTGGAGGAAACGGAGATGGCCCTTATACTATTCAAAATACAGATGTATTCTGGAATCATAAAACATGGCCTTTTAACTCAGAAGTAGGTTCTGTAGGCGTTGGAGATATCCAATCACTCAAGAGATTTATTCCTGAAGAAAACCTAGTACCCCCTACTTTTAATGACTCTACGGTAGATAAAGTATGGGACTATCATAAATATATTGGATACGAACACCACATCAGACCTTATGGCGATGCTAAAGATGCAAAAGACTTTGGTAAAAAGGCTCAGTTAGTGAACTACAACCAGTACAGAGCACTTATGGAAGGCTTCAGCTCTCACATGTGGGATTGGTATACTGGTACTATCATCTGGAAGACTCAAAACCCATGGACAGCCATGAGAGGTCAAATGTATGACTATTACCTGGATCCTAATGCCTGCCTTTATGGACTCAGAAAAGGAAGTGAGCCTCTACATGTAATGTATAATCATACTGACGGTATGGTGATGGCTGTAAACAATACATTTGACACTTACCATAACCTCATGCTTCGTGTAGAAACTGTAGATATGGAAGGTAACAAAAAATTATTTACTCAGGTAATTGTTGGTATTGAGCCTTCATCTAGTAAAAAGTATCTTTCTGTAAAAAGGTATCTTGATAAAGTTGCAAAAGAGAATGGCATATTCCTTAGACTACAATTGCTAGACATGGACCAGCAGCCTGTAGCAGAAAACTTCTACTGGGTGCCTGATGCACAAGGCGAATACAGCGGTATTAAAAAGCTGGCTAGCACTTCTGTAACTGCTCAAGCAAAAAAATCTAAAAAGGGCAAAATTGAAGTGACTTTAAGTCAAAATGCCGATCAGCCGGTAGCCTTCTTCAATAGAATTTCTGTAGTAGATAAGGAAACGGGTAAAAGAATATTACCAGTGTTCTATGATGACAATTATGTATCAGTAATAGCAGAAGAAAGTAAAACTATAACCATAGATTATGACCCTGCCAATACTGATTTAAGCAATGCCGAAATAACCATTGAAGGCTGGAATGTAAGCACTAAGCACATCCAGATTCAATAA
- a CDS encoding MCP four helix bundle domain-containing protein: MKGSRFTTNQRIVGIFAFVLLISVSGAVFNSFQTQSLKAEIEKIYNDNLLSIDYLIEADRDAYQSSIAVAQALSKNIQDDNVKFNTALNEIAENVDQVEERYTQFYKISAFTKNDQYNQYDVYDENFRREHKSGTSCLIVWLACCKMGSLWKPMTYIMETIWPLLSQ, translated from the coding sequence ATGAAAGGATCAAGATTTACTACTAATCAGCGTATCGTCGGTATATTCGCATTTGTACTGTTGATATCCGTTTCCGGCGCTGTTTTCAATAGTTTTCAAACTCAGAGTTTGAAGGCTGAGATAGAGAAAATATATAATGATAATCTATTGAGTATTGATTACTTGATAGAAGCAGACAGAGATGCTTACCAATCAAGCATAGCAGTGGCACAAGCCCTATCTAAAAACATTCAGGATGATAATGTGAAATTTAACACTGCCCTTAATGAAATTGCAGAAAACGTAGATCAGGTAGAAGAAAGATATACTCAGTTTTATAAAATATCTGCTTTTACTAAAAATGATCAATACAATCAATACGATGTGTATGATGAGAATTTCAGAAGAGAGCACAAAAGTGGGACATCATGTCTGATCGTTTGGTTAGCATGCTGCAAAATGGGCAGTTTGTGGAAGCCAATGACTTATATTATGGAGACTATATGGCCTCTTTTGAGCCAATGA
- a CDS encoding response regulator, which yields MHTILVVDDFASIRQVVAETLHRHGFKTEEARDGNDALEKLKNGSLEIDLILSDFNMPNLDGLGLLRAVKGDPKLKKYPFILLTSEQDTEKKRLAKEAGLDAWIQKPYKIENFIGMINYTINKK from the coding sequence ATGCACACTATCCTAGTCGTAGATGATTTTGCCAGCATAAGGCAAGTAGTAGCGGAAACCTTACATCGGCATGGGTTCAAAACGGAAGAGGCTCGTGATGGTAACGATGCACTAGAAAAACTAAAAAACGGCTCTTTAGAAATAGACTTAATTTTGTCAGACTTCAATATGCCCAACCTTGATGGGCTTGGACTACTTCGAGCCGTTAAAGGAGATCCCAAACTCAAAAAATATCCATTTATACTCCTTACCAGTGAGCAAGACACTGAAAAGAAAAGATTAGCCAAAGAAGCCGGTTTAGATGCCTGGATTCAAAAGCCCTATAAGATTGAAAACTTCATAGGCATGATCAACTATACCATCAACAAAAAATAA
- a CDS encoding methyl-accepting chemotaxis protein: MSDRLVSMLQNGQFVEANDLYYGDYMASFEPMRSAMDKYTDLSLQASEESYESSISLSESIFRNSMIIVVLVMILIVAGGLFLKNSISKPLNEAAQIVEKISNGDLRITIDRNSYNPKDQIGFLLLKNG; encoded by the coding sequence ATGTCTGATCGTTTGGTTAGCATGCTGCAAAATGGGCAGTTTGTGGAAGCCAATGACTTATATTATGGAGACTATATGGCCTCTTTTGAGCCAATGAGATCTGCTATGGATAAGTATACTGACCTGAGCTTGCAGGCATCTGAAGAATCTTACGAATCTAGTATTTCCCTGAGCGAAAGTATATTCCGTAACTCTATGATCATTGTGGTGCTGGTAATGATTCTGATTGTGGCTGGTGGTCTTTTCTTGAAAAACAGTATTTCAAAACCTTTAAACGAAGCCGCTCAAATTGTAGAAAAGATTTCTAACGGAGATTTAAGAATTACCATAGACAGAAATAGCTACAACCCTAAAGATCAAATAGGCTTCTTGTTATTGAAAAATGGATGA
- a CDS encoding GH92 family glycosyl hydrolase — MNRFLLLAAVVFFISSCQKETQETSTRADETSQNYTQYVDQYIGTGFHGHVFMGANVPFGAVQLGPTNLTEGWDWCSGYHYSDTTVIGFAHTHLSGTGIGDLGDILLMPTSGDVNLNRGSIKDSTQAEGYVGFYNHEDETVRPGYYSVWIDKYDVKAELTATTRAGMQHYKYEKEGPYNVIIDLERGIGWDRPEKTYIEQIDDKTIKGYRYSKGWAVDQKIYFYMQFSAPVSKIVTDKDGNLEEIKSLEGERLKAAIVFDELPEGEVTIKTGVSAVSVENAQENLEAEIPAWDFDQVATAAGEAWNKELSKVKVKLPTEEQMKIFYTSLYHTMVAPSIFSDVNGEYRGADAKTYKDTTFTNYTTYSLWDTYRAAHPLFTLTQKDKVEDFVKSFLKIYEQQGKLPIWHLVGNETDCMVGYPGIPVVADAYFKGFDVDGELALEAMKASSMRDDYGMKFIKERGYIPADSVKESVAKALEYCLADRSIAQLAKSLGKDEDYEYYNKRAHAYERYFDKETGFMRAVMADGSFRTPFSPFKSTHMWGDYTEGNGWQYTWLVPHDVEGLIELFGSEVAFEEKLDSLFIVEGDMGEEASPDISGLIGQYAHGNEPSHHVTYLYNYVGKPWKTADKVRYIMDSLYTTKPDGICGNEDVGQMSAWYVMSALGFYQVSPSNGQLVLGSPLVQEATLDMDGTTLHIEVKNNSAENKYIQNISLNGKAYLNSSIAYSDLAQGGELVIEMGNTPSKEWGVAPENRPKSIPAQFQ, encoded by the coding sequence ATGAACAGATTTTTATTACTTGCTGCCGTAGTATTTTTTATAAGCAGCTGTCAGAAAGAAACTCAGGAAACATCAACCAGGGCAGATGAAACCTCTCAAAACTATACTCAATATGTAGATCAATATATTGGTACAGGTTTTCATGGCCATGTTTTTATGGGGGCTAATGTTCCTTTTGGTGCAGTACAGTTAGGACCTACAAACCTTACTGAAGGTTGGGATTGGTGCTCTGGCTATCATTATAGCGATACTACAGTAATTGGTTTTGCGCATACTCACCTTAGCGGTACAGGTATTGGAGATCTTGGTGATATATTATTGATGCCTACCAGTGGAGATGTGAATTTAAATCGAGGATCAATAAAAGATTCTACTCAGGCAGAAGGTTATGTAGGGTTTTACAATCATGAAGATGAAACGGTAAGGCCTGGATACTACAGCGTTTGGATTGATAAATATGATGTGAAAGCTGAGCTTACTGCTACTACAAGGGCGGGAATGCAGCATTATAAATATGAGAAAGAAGGTCCTTATAATGTAATTATTGACCTGGAAAGAGGAATTGGCTGGGACAGACCCGAGAAGACTTACATAGAGCAAATAGACGATAAAACCATAAAAGGCTACCGTTACTCAAAAGGATGGGCGGTAGACCAGAAAATATATTTTTATATGCAGTTTTCTGCTCCAGTTAGCAAGATAGTTACAGATAAGGATGGAAATCTGGAGGAAATAAAATCCTTAGAAGGAGAGAGGTTAAAAGCGGCCATTGTTTTTGATGAATTACCAGAAGGAGAAGTGACCATTAAAACTGGTGTTTCTGCGGTGAGTGTAGAAAATGCTCAGGAAAATTTAGAAGCAGAAATTCCTGCCTGGGATTTCGATCAGGTGGCCACTGCTGCTGGAGAGGCCTGGAATAAGGAATTGTCTAAAGTAAAAGTGAAGCTGCCTACAGAAGAACAGATGAAGATTTTTTATACTTCATTATATCATACCATGGTGGCGCCATCTATTTTTAGTGATGTAAATGGTGAGTATAGAGGGGCTGATGCTAAAACTTATAAGGATACCACTTTTACCAACTATACCACTTACTCTCTTTGGGATACCTATCGTGCAGCGCACCCACTTTTTACGCTTACGCAAAAAGATAAGGTAGAAGATTTTGTTAAAAGCTTCCTGAAAATTTATGAGCAGCAAGGGAAATTGCCTATCTGGCATTTGGTAGGTAATGAGACAGACTGTATGGTAGGCTACCCGGGCATACCAGTAGTGGCAGATGCTTATTTCAAAGGCTTTGATGTAGACGGAGAGCTCGCTCTGGAGGCAATGAAAGCTTCTTCTATGCGTGATGATTACGGAATGAAATTCATTAAAGAAAGAGGCTATATACCTGCAGATTCTGTGAAAGAATCAGTAGCTAAAGCCCTGGAATATTGCCTGGCAGATAGAAGTATTGCTCAACTTGCCAAGTCTTTAGGTAAGGATGAAGATTATGAATATTACAATAAGCGGGCACACGCTTATGAAAGATATTTTGATAAAGAAACCGGTTTTATGCGAGCTGTTATGGCTGATGGAAGCTTCCGCACCCCTTTCAGTCCATTTAAATCTACCCATATGTGGGGCGATTATACTGAAGGTAACGGATGGCAATATACCTGGTTAGTACCTCATGATGTAGAAGGACTTATTGAGTTATTTGGTAGTGAAGTGGCATTTGAAGAAAAGCTGGACAGTCTGTTTATAGTAGAAGGAGACATGGGCGAGGAGGCTTCGCCAGACATATCAGGCCTGATTGGTCAGTATGCTCATGGAAATGAGCCGAGTCACCACGTAACCTATTTATATAACTATGTAGGTAAACCTTGGAAAACGGCTGATAAGGTGCGCTACATCATGGATAGTTTATACACTACAAAGCCAGACGGTATCTGTGGTAATGAAGATGTGGGGCAAATGTCTGCCTGGTATGTAATGTCTGCACTTGGCTTTTATCAGGTGAGTCCTTCTAATGGTCAGCTGGTATTAGGAAGCCCGCTGGTACAAGAAGCTACACTTGATATGGATGGAACAACCTTACATATTGAAGTAAAAAATAATAGTGCCGAAAATAAATATATACAGAACATATCATTGAACGGCAAAGCATATTTGAACTCATCAATAGCCTACTCAGACCTTGCTCAGGGGGGTGAATTAGTTATAGAAATGGGTAATACGCCTTCTAAAGAGTGGGGAGTAGCACCAGAGAATAGGCCTAAGTCTATACCTGCTCAGTTCCAATAA